The Tripterygium wilfordii isolate XIE 37 chromosome 23, ASM1340144v1, whole genome shotgun sequence genomic sequence ATCAGCAACATCCTTTGCAGTCCATGTACTCTTATCCTTAGATCTTATGAACTGAGAATTAGGGGGACCTATCTGAAACAAAGGAAACAAAACATGTGCCTTGAAGAAATGACAAATGAAATCAATCATGGAAAGAATATGGTACATCAGAAGTTACCGAAACAGAGATAATGAGATTGTCAACAATGTCAACACGCTCGGACACAATGCGCAGCCGTGCATCGGCTGTCATATTCAAACCAATATGTTGTCAGTTGTATATAAACGATTTGTCATGTTCCATGGCGTTTGCTAGAGGAGTAGAAAACTACtttcgtaatttttttttggaaatcaGCATGATTCAGTTTCACTTTTCTCAAGGTGATCAAAAAAAGCCAAAAGCACTAGACTTACGAGAAAGTGGTGCAGCTGATGAATATCGCTCTGGTTTTCTGGATTCCACCCTTCGAAAATTGCAGTGGTATTCCAGTTTAGTCATTTACGGATGAACAAAAGTAATGAAGCGTAGAGAACTAGTCTGCTTTTGCAGAAATAACATCACatgtttttttctctcaatttaattaagacttctgaaagCATCTGAAACTACATGtcattgcacaaaaaattggAGTAATAATCATCCAACACAGTTTTTATCATTTGTCATGATCTCAGAAGTTTCCAAGTCTTCATTTATAGAATTTGAATTATAGTATGCTTACAAATTTCAATCCTTTAAAAATGGGAATTGCTGAGAAAAATTCCAGCTATCCAGATTGTCTACGTTGAAAGAAAACTTTTTGATGACTCTAATAACCATTCAGAAATAGAAATATAGAGAAAATGTACTACATTTTCCGCAATTAAATTTGGATGGCAAGAACTTACCACTTGAAGAGGAACTTGTTGGAGGGCATCTCGACTGGGTATGAATAAGCATAGGCGTTTATTTCATCAACCAAAGGAACCATTTTCAAATCTTCCTCACAAATGGATCCTGCAATGAAGCTAATATAGTATCGGGTGGGAAGCAATTCATGTAGAATTCAGAAGCATGAATAATAAGTATTTTGACAATAGCATCTCATCAGCATGCAGGGAGAAACTTAAGTATTCATCCAACCCCTGAATTTCATTAACCTCCAAGCCCTTAGCCCTCCCTCAATTCTCCATCATGAAATGTCTATTTCCACCAATTAAGAGACCTAGACCCAAACTGCAATTTCTTGTGCTGATCCTCATTTTTCTAATTGTGTACATGTAAAATATCTATCAACGAACAGAAACAGATTTCAAACTCCCAGAGACTTCAAAAATCAATAATAAGAGGAATTGAGCTTACTTGGAGATGGGAAGACCAGAGACAGTGAAGAAGAGATGCCAAAGAACACCAAACCCCTTTTAGATATCCCATTTTGTTTTGAGGTGAGTTCAGGAGAAGCAGCACATGAACACACTGCTCTCCTCTCACCCAATTCGCACTGAATCTGTCTTTTCCTGTACAGAAGACCAAAACCCAGAAATAAGTGAGAGAAATAGATACAAGAGCTTTAATTGTATACATACACCAATACAAACATACGCGATGACAGATAGCATACCTCAAGAAGACGGGTTTTGGCAGGAGAGGAATATGGAGtttggagaaagaaagagagggagagagaagaacCATTGTCATGGACTCTGCTTTCTCTGGTACCTCATCCACTTCAGAGTTCAGACGTTTGTGAGGGACGGGGGCTACAATTCTTTTGTTCACTTTGGGTTGGGCTGGGCTTGCAATCTGAAACCAGGCCCAACTGTTATCCCGGGTAAAAGACAAAACTCCACTTAAACGACGCCGTAGTTACGGAACGTTAAACCCTCCGGAGTCCATGTGCTCGTTAGGGTTTATATCTTCCTTCGACGTCGATGATTCACTGTTCGAGTCTTTTCGTTACTTTGTTCCTTGAATTACTTCCCCAATCCGTTTGGCTTCCCAGAAACGAGAAGAAAATCTGAATTTCCAGATCTATTCGATGTTTTATATTATTTGTAATTGAGCATAATACAACTAGAGAGCTCATTAGGCAGAGTGTATTGAATTattgtttcattcaattttctcTACAACCATGCAAATTATTCTGGTTATCAAATGCAAATATACCCCAGTCGACGGAACTATCGGGTTTTTCTTCGACTAGTTTCAGTTGTGCTCAAAATCTCTGCTTTTCTTACCTCCAATGCCTGTTTGGATTGCCAAAGCGATCAGTCAATCCCCCAGAATCTTCAAGAATTTCCGTTTCTTCGtgaatttttcttcttcttgtgctCTCAAACCTATTTGTGACAGAGAAGAAGGCACTAGGCTTGATTGGGATTATGAGGAATTGAAGCATACAATGCAGAGTTACGCCGCCTCAGGTGACTTTAGCAATGCTCTTTACACTTTGAATCATATGAAGACTGTACTGGGAAAGCCTACAGCTTATGATTATAATGCTTTGATGTACTATTATTTGAAATCGCAAAATATATTGCTGGAAAGGTTAAAGGAAGTGTACATTGGAATGCAGAGGACTGGTCCTGCCCCAAATGCATCAACATTCAACACTCTTATCAGTGGAATGGTTAAGCTTGGCAACATCAAAGAggcatatttttttgttgaagaGATGTATCGGAGTGGTTATGAACCTTCGGCTAGATGCTTGTCTAAAATGTTGAAAAAAACACTTGAATTTGGGTTTGTAGTTGAGTCGATTAGTGTTTTTGAGCTTATGTTAGGCTTGGAGTATTATCCAACTGAACCCACCATGACTTCATTGATTTTTATGCTTTGCAAGTCCTGGATGATTTCAGAGGCTTATTCTTTGTTCTGTGTTCTTCTGGATAAGGGCATTTATTATGGTGTGCATACATATAATACAATTCTGTGGGCTTTATTTAAATCGGATCAGAGTTACACTGCTCTGGGATTGTTTTCTACGATGAAGAAGAGGGGTATTGTCCCTAATGTGTGCTCGTATACAGCTTTGATTTATGGATTCTGTAAAGAAGGTTTACTGGAAGATGCTCTATGTTGTTTGGATAAAATGAAAAGTGATGATTGTAAGCCTAATGTGAAAACCTACACTGTTATTATTAAGTTTCATTGTGATCACAGGAATATTGAGGAGGCATTCAACTTATTGGATACGATGGAAATGGAAGGTTTTGTTCCTGACTTGCAAACTTACAATGTTATCCTCCGTGAACTTTGTCATCAAGATAGGGTGGCTGACTTATCCAAGCTTATGCTGGATATTGATCAAAAAGGGCTTTCTCCGGATTCATATACCTATGCTGCATTGGCTGGAGGAATGTTGAAAACAGGCAAAGTAGAGATTGTTAATGACCTATTCCTTGATAAGATTTTGAGGGGCTGCCCTCAGGATGTTgctgtatataatatatacttcAATTGTTTATGTCTTCTGGGTAGATCAGAAGAAGCATTACTTCTGTTAAATGACATGAGGGAAAAAGGTGTTTTGCCAAATAATATTACGTATAACACAATTTTGAAGGGCTTTCGCAAGGAAGATAACATCGATGTAGCTTTGAAGCTTTTGGACCACTTTGACTGGGGTGCCAGTGGACCCAATGTGGTTTCCTTCAATACAATTTTGTCTGCAGCATGCAAACAGGGGAACACTTCAATGATTCGTAGGATATTTTATCGTATGGAGTATGAAGGTATTAAGCTTGATGGTTTCAGTTTCACTTCCTTGATTCAGTATTTTTGTACAGTTGGGAAATTTCCGGAGTGTCCAAAGATTTTAGAAACCATGATTCTTGAAGGTCCAAGTCCAACTATAATCACCTTCAACGTGCTTTTGGGCGCACTTTGTAAGGCTGGGTTACTTGGATCTGCTTACAGGATTTGTGAGTATCTTAGAAACACTGAGTGTCCACCAGACACTTCTTCTTATAAAATTCTGATACATGCTTGCATAAGGAGTCACAATCATTATTGGTTGGGTCAACTGTTCAGGGAGATGCGTAGCCAGAGACTAAAGCCAGATGTTTTAACTTACCAATATTTAATTAAAGGCCTTTGTAGGGAAGGGAAGATATCGGTTGCACTCCAGCTCAGGGATCAAATGCTGGAGAATGACCTCACACCAAATATTGCAATTTACAATACCATATTGGAGGCAATGTTGAAGAGAGGTATGTTCTGGGACACTGTCTCGTTGCTTAGAATCATGACGAAAGACGGGTGTAAATTCAATGACACAACCTCGGAGATTATTAGGCGAGAAGTTTCAAAAGGTTCGTTGAAGAGACTTCCTAGTATTGCAAAATGTTTTGAGTCCTTGATATGCAATGATGGTGAACGAGAAATGTCTCACAGAGCGGTAGCAAGCTAATTGATTTACAGAATTGTTGCCTACGGTCCCTTACATCCATAGGCCGTACTTAGCTTTGTCTTTGATGAGGACCCTTTTTGAAGGATATCAAAACTTCGAATCAGGTATGAATGATTCTTATGTTTGTTTTATTGACACCTTTTTGATTAACCTTGAAATGCATTCCATCTCTCGGATGTCTGTGACTAATTTGTGCCGCTGTAGGCTGAAGTAGATTGGTACAACTTGGTCTTCTTTTGAATGTAATTGGGATGATACTATTTGGGACAAGAATGAGCCTATAACCGAATCTtatattgtaaatttatttttgtaactcCTCTCACTAGGATGGGATATTATACTTTCCAAGTTTCCTCTACAGAATATCTTATAAAtaagagagaaacaaaataaagacgagtacatactctctctctcattttatctttgtattcaaatataaaaagTTGTATGTATGTAGGTAGGTacttgaaaacaaaataataggGTGTTTTTTGTAAGTTGATGTTTTTTCATCCGATTGCGATCTTGATATCTCAACTCTCAAAGGTGAATAACTGTATTTACTTGGCAATAAACAGGAATTGATGCTTACAAGGAAAGAAGCAAAAACTGTTGGCAATTGCCATAGTTTCCTCCAGAACTAAGCTGAAGGTGGTTAGTCTCCAACAATGATTTTTCAAATGGACTAGCTTTATGTTTTATTAACGAAGACTATCTCTGGGTTCTTTGTCGTGACTAACCACGATGCCTCGCTTTCGCAGTAGCCGTCCACATTCACTGCATTCGgatattttaaaacataaaGCTAGTCCATTCGTTTAGTTGCGACAGAAACAGCTCTATCCAGGTAATATTCTCTTTATTGTTAGATCGAGATTCTAGGTGCATATATGTATTACGCACTTACTTTCACTTTTGCAGAATGAACTTCCCCCTAAAAAATCatggtaatttaattttcagaatGACAAGAGTGAATGTGGGGTGTCATCCTTGTCGACTGTGTGGCTACTATTTGATTGAGCGAACCTGAATGTTATTGTTTAAATTTGAAGCACGCAGtataatatgtgtgtgtgtgtgtctatatgtatgtatagcgCATGGAGGTGGGGCTTATAATTCGGTGCACCATAGGCCTGTCTAAGCCCACACACATACCATGTAAAAGAAGTCTTGTCGAAGAGTTAAAATTAAGACACGCTTGAAAGGCTTCAAACATGTTTATATTCCATAATCAACTGAATCTCCCTCTTATCATGAAAATGAGAAATAATCAGCAGGACTTAGGTCTGCTCCTGTGCTGATATATGTTAGTGTACTGAATTTCTTTTCATATAGcatgtttttcaaattttatagTTCCCTTTTAACTCTTTCTTGTCCAGCAGCTAGGCTCTCTCGGAAATTTGTTCTATTATACTTGCAGTGACTAACAGTGACATCCTGGACTTGACATGTACTCATCTAAGACTTGTTCTCTTAGTCCTCTTGAGTTATGAAAGGAATCACCCCTGACCATCTCCTTCGCAGAACCCATTTAGCTATCGTATCTGCCCAGTATTCGCTTCATGGAGCCAAGAGTGACACTTATCCGAGCCTCGAACTGCTGGGAGTATGATGCCCTTAGTCTTTCAATCCATCTCTGTAGCCGGGTTCGCCAGCGCCTTTACAACCAAAGCTGCATCACCCTCCATGGACTCCACAATCACATTCTGCGTTTCTCTCCTTGACAAGAAGTTTCACTGCTAAAGCCTCTCGAACTAGATCATTATTTCCCTGCACAAGTTCAGTTTGAATGGCCAAAATCTCTGTTTTTATGGTCTGTATCAACCACAGCAGCAGACATCAAATCCTGCCACACAAGAGGAATCAAAATTCAGCCTAATAAAAGTATAAGGAGGCGGCTTCCATACACACAGGAGTGAATAGCCCATCTCAGCGCCAGTTTATTGCCTTAGTAGAATGTAAACTCCAGTAAGAAAAGTTTCTAGGAATATTACTGCCTACTGGTAAAGGTGTAATCAGGTTGTCAACAGTCAAAGGGAATCAAAAAcactactctctttttttcctctataTTTTTTCCAAGCCTaattaaattagttttttttttttaaaatggggaTTTGAACGTGACCACTAAGGTAATACACATCATCTTTATCATTCTAATTAATGACTTGGGTGTTTTGTCCGAGCTTAATTAAGATATAACATTTTACACGTATAGCGTCAGCCTGTGGACaaaaattgtggaaaaaaaTTGGACAATTTTAAAATGGGAAGGAAAGTCAGCTTTTACTACCCAAAATGCTCTCAGATAAGACTAGTCCAAACACGACCCAAGAAAAATTGCctacaaaattataaaaatgcggtccaaaaacaaaacccaagaGCAATTTACCACAATTATAAATAGGGGGTTTATTTGATAAAGCGTATATGCTAATTTATAAACTAACATTAAGGTTGAAGGTTGGTAGGAATCTCACATTGAAAATGTATAAGGATCTCATTTCATTTATAAGAACAAAGCCACCCTTTACAATTATCAAGACTTTTTCATTGGCCttaagtatcattaagtgagagagctcaagaaagaaaaaaattggacGAGTCTAATGTATTTATGGGAACCGATAATACTTAAAGTGGACATTATTGTTAGTGTGAGTAAGCTGAAAATTTACAACAAATGTCAAATACACCATATTGGCATATAAGCTAAATCATCAAGTATAAACTAGCGTTAACTTTAAAAGTATCACCAAACATCCTACATTTTATAAGTTGATTTATTTTTCCCGAATATAAGCTCATCCAAACCAACCAAAGATATCGAGTTGAAAAAgactaaaataaaacaaaaaatgtaaagGTTATTTTAGGAAAGACAAGTTCTAAAGTGGACCGTCGGCACCAAACGCGGTCTTATTAATAACATTCGTTTGATGAAATTCATGAACCAATTCATAATCTGTCAAACTTGGCAACACaaaagttctctctctctccttcaaataGTCTTTTGAGATTCTCCGGACAAAAGCTTTGAAAACGATATTGAAACAAGACAAACCCCATTGACCATTAAACAAATCCAAGCATTCCTCTCTCCAGCAGGGtatatttataatttgtatGAAGCAGAGGGAATAATCTGTGGCGCTCTGATGTTATTGGGTTATGCATAGATGATTGAAGAGAGGTGAAGAGCGATCAAAGGTGTATATTTGGGGATCTGGGTATCTCTTAAAAGGGTGTGAATTGACTGATATTGTAGGATTTTGATCTGATAAGGAGAAAGGAAAAAATGGGGGTTGATTACTATAACATATTGAAGGTGAACAAGAATGCCACAGATGATGATCTCAAGAAATCGTACAGGAGACTGGCTATGAAATGGCACCCTGACAAGAACCCCAACGACAAGAAAGAAGCTGAAGCCAAATTCAAGCAGATCTCTGAGGCTTATGAGGCAAGTTTTCCTTGTATTCTTCTCTATTTGTCTCAGACATCTGTTagattttttgtaaattttcattttacatgaattcaatctttctttttcctgttcttTCTTTACATATAATCTGATTAGGTTTGTACTGAATGAAGGATTGAGAGTTTGAGATATGTTTGTGAATTCAGGTCTTAAGCGACCCTCAAAAGAGGGCACTTTATGATCAATATGGTGAAGAAGGATTGAAAGACATGCCACCTCCTGGCAGTGGATCGCCATTCGGAAATGGCGGTGGTGGGCCGAATGGCTTCAATCCTAGGAATGCAGAGGATATATTTGCAGAATTCTTTGGGAGTAGCCCTTTTGGGTTTGGATCATCAGGACCGGGACGGTCTATGAGATTCCAGTCAGATGGAGGAGGGATGTTTGGGGGTTTTGGTGGGGCTGAAAATATGTTCCGGAGTTATAGCGAGGGGACAATGCCAAGGAAACCACCACCAGTTGAAAGCAAGTTACCTTGCAGCCTCGGGGAGCTTTACTCCGGATCAACAAGGAAAATGAAGATCTCTAGAACAGTAGTTGATGCCAATGGGTAtgcatcttttccttatttttgtgtttatttccTAAGCTTCCCATCACATTCCTTAACTTCCTACTGCCTGATTTGATCGAAAcagagattttttttgaattcagAACATATGTATTCTTCATTCATTCTTTAACAGATTTAAAATGTCTTACAGACTTCCTAGAAGATCTTCACTTGGCCATCGGCCTTGTCAGCCTTGTCAGATGTTTGATCTTGTGCTTTTTTATGCATGTTTACTCTGTAATTATCTCCATAGATCCTGGCATGGCATTTGTTCTCGTCTTTTTGCATAACCCCGAGTACCTTGTTCACTTAGAAGGCACATCTATGGCATTACTAAgattgttgatttgattgaatCTAATAGGTATCAATATTGGACAGGATGTGTCTAGAACCGAAAGataaaatgatatttgtttttatgaGGGTGTAAACTGAAGTTCTGGGAATCGTTTTACTTGTTGCTTCAACGATTTCATTATCCCAATTAATTACTTCATACCATCTCTTGCTTGCATGTTCATGGCTGAATTATACTAATTGATAATAGACTGATCTTGTTATGGGATTGTGGTTGGTTGCTTGTGTTTTTGAGCTCCGCTGTCGTGTGTAAGAAATGCCCCAACTTTTTCAACTAATGTTATTTGAATCAAAACTTCATAGGAGGCAAGTCCCACAGACGGAGATATTAACTATTGATGTGAAGCCTGGATGGAAGAAAGGAACAAAAATAACATTTCCGGATAAAGGAAACGAGCAGCCATATCAGCTTCCAGAAGACCTTGTTTTTGTTATTGATGAGAAGCCTCATGAAGTTTACAAGAGAGATGGCAATGACCTCATTGTTAACCAAAGGGTGTCACTAGCTGAGGCATTGGGGGGAACCACAGTGAACCTGACAACTCTTGATGGCCGTAATCTATCGATCCCTGTGACAGATATTGTTAGCCCTGGCTACGAGCTCGTCCTTGCCAAGGAGGGAATGCCTATAGTAAAAGAGGCTGGTAATAGGGGTGATTTGAGGATCAAATTTGATGTCAAGTTCCCTACAAGATTAACCCCGGAGCAAAAAACAGGACTCAAGCGTGCTTTGGGAGGCTGATTGTTGAATCTTATTATGCTCAGTATAAGCCAATAGCTGGATTGGAGTTCAAAGAGCAAAGCAGCCTCCTTTCTGCTCTTCTGATAGACTGAAACCTTCGCTCCGGTGGTGGTATAGGACAAAGCCAAAATTGCTCTCCTCTTATCGTGCAATCTGTGTTTCAGAGCAGTTCTTTGATATTCTTGTGATTGTAATATAAGTTTTGGTAATtcattcttttttccttttacgAATAATGTATATTTGCAGTCATAATAGTTTTCAAGGGATGACAAATATCCCTGTACATTTTTTCCTTGTTGAAATCTGTTCTATCTTACCTGTAATCAGCAGGTAATCAGCGTGGTGTAGGTTTCGGGCAAAAGACATGTTGATACTAGGCAAAGGCCTGTTTTCAGCAAGAAATACCATGACCAAGAATGGTCTTGATTCAGTTGAAGCAGACAAAAGTACTTTTTGGGTCTTTTGCAGCCGATGGAAAAAAGCAAACCAAAAAGAAAGAGCCCAGAAAATTGATAATCCAAACCAGCCGCCATCAAATTATTGCAGAATCTGAATAATACCAGTTTCTAACTTTCATGTTTTGTTATGGGAACAAAGAAGAAATTCTAACTAGATTAATTATCAACTGCAAACCTACATTCCATCCCAAAAGGAATTACTACAGAAGAAAGAACACTACAATCTACAACCCAAAACGTTCAAAAGCCCCTACTCATAGCCATAGGAGCATATCGGACTATCGGTCGCCAGGCTGTTCCTGGCTCACCTGTTCCATTGGGGACCTCGCCACGTATTCATGGCAGTGTTTTGTTGGCCCTGGCCCTGCATCATAttcacagaagaagaagaagaatacatGGTTGCCACATTGGGTTGCTGATGTGGAAGTAATTGGGTCACCATGGGTGCAGTCTGCTGAAAGTTCTGCACAGCAGCGTGTTGATGTGATATCTGGGGCTGTGAAGAAGCTTGTGGTTGCCACTCTGGAATAtcgtcatcgtcatcatcattcCATTGCCTGACTGGTACACCAATTCCCCTATTCGCCTGCCAGGTCCTGGGAGATTCACTTGTTTGGGTTTGTCCATATTTGTAAATCAGCTCCCTCATCTGGTCTACCGGGGCTTGAGAATGCATACGGAGGGGGGCTTGTCCAAGTCTCCTAGAGGGATTTTGGGTTGACCTAGTAGAGAAGTTAAACTCAGGCAAATCATCTTCATCCCGGGCCGTGCCGGCTCCAAACCCCGGAggcacatcatcatcatcgtcatcctcCTCAATGGTTTGGGTTTGGGGTTTATTAAAGGGATTGGTTGGACGTCTTGGGGTGACATTCACATTCATGTTTACATCTTTATCTTCACGTCTCCTAGAACTAGTAGTAACGTGGTGCTGCTTTTTAGAGCTGCTGTGTTTATGGTGTGAAGAAGTTGAGTTGGGTGATATGGTTGGAGTCAGTTTTCTCAATACAAAAACACCAATTAGACCATTGTCGATGTTATCAAGTACTCCTGTTTGGTCATTCGATACGATTTTCCCGAGCATCTGACGCATTTTCTCATTGGTGGGGCACAGATAAAGTTCCACTCCTGGAGAGGGCTCGGCAAACCCTACCCTCCCATCTAACACATATGAATCACCCACCTGCACAACCAAATTCTGAGTAATCTATTCTATGGAACCACAAAAATCATCAACCGCGCAGCAAAATCGATTAACTTATTACCTCACGAATGCTAGCCTGGTCACTTTCTGCAGACCCCTCCTTGCATATGAAGTGGacaatctggaaaaaaaaaatcaaaaaaagttTAAACGAATATTAAATGAACATAGGAATAATATTTAGGTGAAAAATACTAGGTCTACTTCGTGGCAGTTTTTAAATATCATTTCATGGATTTTGTTCGACTTTTTGTTCATTGCAACACCTGCTTCCCAGTACAGCTATGAGTGTTACTGGTTCATTGAAGttgcaaaagaaataatataTAGCTTACTCACGCGACCAACTAGATATTTGGAAAAGATGAAAAACTCTGTGCCTTTTCCCATTAGATATCTAGTCACCTTATCTAAACTTTATGCCTTGATAGAAGTCCAAAAGCAATTGACATACTTCCGTCCTTCATATTTTGGCTTAAAGCAATATAGCAGAGCTAGTCTTTTAGAACAGTTTATCCGCTTCTAACTAAACATGAACGAGCAGATTCACTAAATAAACCCTATCACTTGTATGATTCACAATTCACACAGTTCACAGCTTGGTCTGTAAATCAAGAGATTGTCCATCCATCTTTCTGGGATAGAGAGAAAAATCTAAACTCATTTTCACCAGTAACTCAGCCTCGTCTCCCCCCAATCGTGGGAAGATGCTTGCATGGAATTTGTGGATTATCATAATAGGTAAAGAACAgttttcactttcttttctccattttctgttttctggATATAAGAGAGACATTAAAAATTTAATACACTGAAGAGAAACTTGGGATACCATAACAGCCCGACTTCGAGACATGGGCAGCTCCTGAAGGAATTTTTCAAATGGATTGAGTCTGACCCTCCCTTTGAGCTCAATGAGGGCAGGCCACTCCTTTGTTGACACTTTCTCACCACTGCAACAAAGAAACTCAATAAGCAAACAAGACTACTAGCATGAATTATGCCCAACaatttttcaaagataacttcctAAAGTTAGAGAAAGAATGCACAAATCAAGGACAAACAACTGATCACACTTTTCACCCAGGACTGATTACTGAAAAACAACGGTCAGTACATATACTACGAAGCAGATCCATCACCACCACAAGTCTTCAAAGCAGTCTTTCCAATAAGATCAGCTTTCCTCCTCCGGGTAGCTTCTCAACTGCTGTTTACCTTTTTAACTCTTTTGACTAGTGTAAAGCATATCTGCAATGGCATCAGCAA encodes the following:
- the LOC119992814 gene encoding psbP domain-containing protein 5, chloroplastic is translated as MSSLVVLCSITNNIKHRIDLEIQIFFSFLGSQTDWGSNSRNKIASPAQPKVNKRIVAPVPHKRLNSEVDEVPEKAESMTMVLLSPSLSFSKLHIPLLPKPVFLRKRQIQCELGERRAVCSCAASPELTSKQNGISKRGLVFFGISSSLSLVFPSPRSICEEDLKMVPLVDEINAYAYSYPVEMPSNKFLFKWVESRKPERYSSAAPLSPDARLRIVSERVDIVDNLIISVSIGPPNSQFIRSKDKSTWTAKDVADSVLSDKSALRVTSSQRLAESSVLDTHTGEIDGEPYWYYEYLVRKSPTKTAQETNLYRHYIASTAERDGYLYSLTASTLGKQWDKMGPALNQVVSSFRLLPATDSYVPPYKDPWRFW
- the LOC119993796 gene encoding pentatricopeptide repeat-containing protein At1g62914, mitochondrial-like isoform X1, translated to MPVWIAKAISQSPRIFKNFRFFVNFSSSCALKPICDREEGTRLDWDYEELKHTMQSYAASGDFSNALYTLNHMKTVLGKPTAYDYNALMYYYLKSQNILLERLKEVYIGMQRTGPAPNASTFNTLISGMVKLGNIKEAYFFVEEMYRSGYEPSARCLSKMLKKTLEFGFVVESISVFELMLGLEYYPTEPTMTSLIFMLCKSWMISEAYSLFCVLLDKGIYYGVHTYNTILWALFKSDQSYTALGLFSTMKKRGIVPNVCSYTALIYGFCKEGLLEDALCCLDKMKSDDCKPNVKTYTVIIKFHCDHRNIEEAFNLLDTMEMEGFVPDLQTYNVILRELCHQDRVADLSKLMLDIDQKGLSPDSYTYAALAGGMLKTGKVEIVNDLFLDKILRGCPQDVAVYNIYFNCLCLLGRSEEALLLLNDMREKGVLPNNITYNTILKGFRKEDNIDVALKLLDHFDWGASGPNVVSFNTILSAACKQGNTSMIRRIFYRMEYEGIKLDGFSFTSLIQYFCTVGKFPECPKILETMILEGPSPTIITFNVLLGALCKAGLLGSAYRICEYLRNTECPPDTSSYKILIHACIRSHNHYWLGQLFREMRSQRLKPDVLTYQYLIKGLCREGKISVALQLRDQMLENDLTPNIAIYNTILEAMLKRGMFWDTVSLLRIMTKDGCKFNDTTSEIIRREVSKGSLKRLPSIAKCFESLICNDGEREMSHRAVAS
- the LOC119993796 gene encoding pentatricopeptide repeat-containing protein At1g64580-like isoform X2, which encodes MVKLGNIKEAYFFVEEMYRSGYEPSARCLSKMLKKTLEFGFVVESISVFELMLGLEYYPTEPTMTSLIFMLCKSWMISEAYSLFCVLLDKGIYYGVHTYNTILWALFKSDQSYTALGLFSTMKKRGIVPNVCSYTALIYGFCKEGLLEDALCCLDKMKSDDCKPNVKTYTVIIKFHCDHRNIEEAFNLLDTMEMEGFVPDLQTYNVILRELCHQDRVADLSKLMLDIDQKGLSPDSYTYAALAGGMLKTGKVEIVNDLFLDKILRGCPQDVAVYNIYFNCLCLLGRSEEALLLLNDMREKGVLPNNITYNTILKGFRKEDNIDVALKLLDHFDWGASGPNVVSFNTILSAACKQGNTSMIRRIFYRMEYEGIKLDGFSFTSLIQYFCTVGKFPECPKILETMILEGPSPTIITFNVLLGALCKAGLLGSAYRICEYLRNTECPPDTSSYKILIHACIRSHNHYWLGQLFREMRSQRLKPDVLTYQYLIKGLCREGKISVALQLRDQMLENDLTPNIAIYNTILEAMLKRGMFWDTVSLLRIMTKDGCKFNDTTSEIIRREVSKGSLKRLPSIAKCFESLICNDGEREMSHRAVAS
- the LOC119993526 gene encoding dnaJ homolog subfamily B member 4-like, which translates into the protein MGVDYYNILKVNKNATDDDLKKSYRRLAMKWHPDKNPNDKKEAEAKFKQISEAYEVLSDPQKRALYDQYGEEGLKDMPPPGSGSPFGNGGGGPNGFNPRNAEDIFAEFFGSSPFGFGSSGPGRSMRFQSDGGGMFGGFGGAENMFRSYSEGTMPRKPPPVESKLPCSLGELYSGSTRKMKISRTVVDANGRQVPQTEILTIDVKPGWKKGTKITFPDKGNEQPYQLPEDLVFVIDEKPHEVYKRDGNDLIVNQRVSLAEALGGTTVNLTTLDGRNLSIPVTDIVSPGYELVLAKEGMPIVKEAGNRGDLRIKFDVKFPTRLTPEQKTGLKRALGG